A segment of the Synechococcus sp. MEDNS5 genome:
TCCCCATGTTGTTGGAGATCTGGTTGAAGGCCAGGAGGAGAAAACCCATGTTCATGCCCTCCACAATGGGCCGAAGCCCCGTCATGGCAGCGCCGACGGCCATTCCTGTGAAACTGTTTTCGGCAATCGGTGTGTCCAACACGCGAAGTTCGCCGTACTTCTCGTAGAGATCCTTGGTGACTTTGTAGGACCCGCCGTACTGGCCAACGTCCTCACCCATCACGCAGACATGGGGGTCCCGAGCCATTTCTTCATCGATGGCTTCACGAAGTGCGTTGAAGAGAAGCGTCCCTGCCACGGCGTTGCTGCAATCCCGGCCATGCCGGCGTCAGTGGCCAAGCTATCTCAGCCCAGGCAACTTCAGCCTCCAGCCGCAAAAGTAGCCAGCAGAAGCACAGAGAGAAGCAGCCCAGGGGACAGCAGCAGAATCAGCTGGCCGAGATCATGAAGGGTCATCAAGGGACCATTTCTTCTTCGACGCTAGGCAGCGTCACCATCGGGTCTTGTGAAAAGACTGCGAAGAAAGACCAGCAGCAGGCCCAGGCCGATGAAAGCGAAGCTGAATGTGGCCAAAAAGCACATTCCTGTGAACAAGGTCTTCAAGGCTGAGGCGATGCTCTGGGCAATGGCATTGCTGAAGGATGGGGGGTGGGCAGCGAAATAAGCCACCATCCCCTTGCTCAGGCCCAAGCTGAGCCACGCCAGCAGGAAGCTGGTGAGCGATCCCGAAAGGAAGCTCAGTGGCCCCTTACGGGGCTTGGATTCAACAGCCGAGTCAGAACTGTTGATCGTGGAGGTTTTGGCCTGATCGGCCGGCTGGCGCACGCTCATCCCATCAGCTTGACCCCGTGAGGGATCAACGAGCAACTCCAACTCCGCAAGCCCAATTCTTCCAGTTGATCCTGCACCACATCCCTGGCACGATCGGCCCCATCCCGGTCGGAAA
Coding sequences within it:
- a CDS encoding DUF3082 domain-containing protein encodes the protein MSVRQPADQAKTSTINSSDSAVESKPRKGPLSFLSGSLTSFLLAWLSLGLSKGMVAYFAAHPPSFSNAIAQSIASALKTLFTGMCFLATFSFAFIGLGLLLVFLRSLFTRPDGDAA